From a region of the Methanolobus tindarius DSM 2278 genome:
- a CDS encoding cytochrome c biogenesis protein CcdA yields the protein MIKRPVHRHPVTERNYCRFLPVFFFSLILLTGLAQAAVSVEYFYEDGCLKCAKASPVIDDVISTYPDTNFTSYEIKAAFSLAQSYGVTTVPAVVVNGSIVISYNDYGGDTEKLSSMLSEAIETAPFMEYDTESSKVESLSAESLDNQTPAVIFIAGLLAGFNPCLIAVMAFLASAIVSSGGSRKDMLVLVSGFCAGIFATYMVVGFGILNTITSFPGIRDAIMSFMVLLVAIFGVWHIYDAYYISKHSKSSFKTPHSFVDLMNHARGKNILLISFVGGGIFSLVKAPCVGAVYLMILEMLLSGGNTVNAVLYMGLYNFAVVLPILILGALLAFGLDPEKVNEFREKRRVEVRLITGIILILLAVLLQLNII from the coding sequence ATGATAAAAAGACCTGTTCATCGACATCCTGTCACTGAACGAAATTACTGCAGGTTTCTGCCTGTATTTTTCTTTTCCCTAATACTTCTGACTGGTTTAGCTCAGGCTGCAGTGTCAGTGGAATATTTTTATGAAGATGGTTGTCTGAAATGCGCAAAGGCATCGCCGGTTATAGATGATGTGATTTCCACTTATCCTGATACTAACTTCACTTCCTATGAGATTAAAGCTGCTTTCAGCCTGGCACAAAGTTATGGTGTTACAACTGTTCCTGCGGTTGTCGTAAACGGAAGCATAGTAATTAGCTACAATGACTATGGAGGTGACACTGAGAAACTCAGTTCAATGCTTTCTGAAGCAATAGAAACAGCTCCGTTTATGGAGTATGATACCGAATCATCAAAAGTTGAATCTTTATCTGCAGAATCATTAGATAATCAAACTCCTGCCGTAATCTTTATTGCAGGTCTTCTGGCAGGCTTCAATCCATGTCTCATTGCTGTCATGGCTTTCCTTGCATCAGCAATTGTCTCTTCCGGAGGTTCCCGCAAGGATATGCTTGTTCTGGTTTCTGGTTTTTGTGCCGGAATATTTGCAACTTATATGGTTGTAGGTTTTGGAATTCTGAACACAATTACTTCATTTCCTGGAATAAGAGATGCCATAATGTCTTTTATGGTATTGCTTGTTGCTATTTTTGGGGTCTGGCATATTTATGATGCATACTACATAAGCAAACATTCAAAATCATCCTTCAAAACCCCTCATTCGTTTGTAGATCTGATGAACCATGCAAGAGGCAAGAATATACTTCTAATCTCTTTTGTTGGCGGAGGAATATTCTCTCTGGTGAAAGCCCCGTGTGTGGGCGCTGTTTACCTGATGATCCTCGAAATGCTCCTGTCGGGGGGCAACACTGTAAATGCCGTGTTGTACATGGGTCTCTATAATTTTGCAGTTGTACTGCCAATTCTGATACTTGGTGCTCTTCTTGCTTTTGGCCTGGATCCGGAAAAGGTAAACGAGTTCAGGGAAAAAAGACGTGTAGAAGTCCGTCTGATCACAGGAATTATATTGATTTTGCTGGCTGTGTTATTGCAGTTGAATATCATATGA
- the lpdD gene encoding prenylated flavin chaperone LpdD — MKEIRKVAAGISLVLEWKKTGDDYVASLTGGDEHVGAVGVGFYDPESKRASSSVITSPGHRETEIALNGAKEFSKACKATSVFIVGIHLDNITLDEINEIVSASGEMINELAVIIGVGEGF; from the coding sequence ATGAAGGAAATCAGGAAAGTTGCGGCAGGTATCAGTCTTGTGCTTGAATGGAAAAAGACAGGTGACGATTACGTTGCCAGCCTTACAGGAGGCGATGAACACGTAGGAGCTGTTGGCGTTGGTTTCTATGACCCAGAATCAAAGAGAGCATCTTCATCTGTGATTACATCACCGGGACACAGGGAAACTGAAATTGCACTGAATGGTGCAAAGGAATTCAGCAAGGCATGCAAAGCAACTTCCGTATTCATCGTTGGCATTCATTTAGACAATATAACACTTGATGAGATTAATGAGATCGTTTCCGCATCAGGAGAAATGATCAATGAACTTGCTGTAATTATAGGCGTAGGAGAAGGATTCTAA
- a CDS encoding UbiX family flavin prenyltransferase, which produces MEIVIGISGASGSAYGVRLLEILAKTDIYTHLVMTKAAKQILDIETDYERSYVESLADAVYDESDFTAPIASGSHKFYGMIIAPCSMKTLGEIAGGMSDNLLGRVADVCLKERRKLVLMPRETPLNQIHLENMLRLERAGGIILPACPGFYSRPQTIDDLVNSMAGRALDLMDIDNDIYKRWE; this is translated from the coding sequence ATGGAAATAGTAATAGGTATCAGCGGGGCTTCTGGTTCTGCTTATGGAGTCAGGTTGCTGGAAATTCTTGCAAAAACAGATATTTATACCCATCTTGTCATGACAAAAGCCGCAAAGCAGATACTTGATATCGAAACAGATTACGAGCGATCCTATGTCGAAAGCCTGGCAGATGCAGTCTACGATGAGAGTGATTTTACAGCACCAATTGCAAGCGGTTCTCACAAGTTCTACGGGATGATTATTGCCCCATGCAGCATGAAAACACTTGGCGAAATTGCAGGGGGAATGTCTGATAACCTGCTTGGACGGGTCGCTGATGTTTGCCTGAAGGAGAGAAGAAAACTGGTGCTGATGCCACGTGAAACGCCTCTTAACCAGATACATCTGGAGAATATGCTGAGACTTGAGAGAGCCGGCGGAATTATTCTGCCTGCATGCCCCGGATTTTATTCAAGACCACAAACAATTGATGACCTTGTAAATTCTATGGCAGGGCGTGCACTTGACCTGATGGATATTGACAACGATATTTACAAGCGCTGGGAGTGA
- a CDS encoding DUF190 domain-containing protein translates to MRTLLLRIYLSENDKYKGKNAHHAVIEFLKNKGIAGATVHHCMEGYGVHHKIHTASVLRLGTDLPVIVQAVDKEENIRNIIPELKNMLPTELMIVQDVEVVSGECFKEE, encoded by the coding sequence ATGAGAACATTACTTTTAAGAATATATCTGAGTGAGAATGACAAGTACAAAGGAAAAAATGCACACCATGCAGTTATTGAGTTCCTGAAAAACAAAGGTATTGCAGGAGCCACTGTCCATCATTGCATGGAAGGATATGGAGTTCATCACAAGATACACACTGCAAGTGTCCTTAGACTTGGAACTGACCTGCCGGTAATTGTTCAGGCCGTAGATAAAGAAGAAAATATCAGAAACATTATTCCTGAACTAAAGAACATGCTTCCAACCGAGCTTATGATAGTCCAGGATGTGGAAGTCGTCTCAGGAGAATGCTTTAAAGAAGAGTGA
- a CDS encoding ubiquitin-like small modifier protein 1 produces MANVKVKLFANLREIAQTSSLSLTGDSVKEVLLSLTEQYPALKELVFEAGTDAKLCGYINVFLNGNNIKHMEGLETVLSDDDELGIFPPVSGG; encoded by the coding sequence ATGGCAAACGTTAAAGTAAAACTATTTGCAAATCTCAGAGAGATTGCACAAACTTCTTCTCTATCACTCACAGGAGACTCTGTTAAAGAGGTGCTCCTTTCACTTACAGAACAATATCCTGCTCTTAAAGAACTCGTATTTGAGGCAGGAACGGATGCAAAACTTTGTGGTTACATCAATGTATTCCTGAATGGAAACAACATCAAGCATATGGAAGGACTTGAGACCGTACTGAGCGATGACGATGAACTTGGAATATTTCCACCGGTATCCGGCGGTTAA
- a CDS encoding ATP-binding protein gives MSSSITGTITEVPKVVENDSPSEYLEDIARQATKTERVLYPIAGIVGQEKMLRALILNTINPSIGGVLIRGQKGTAKSTAVRGVTEILPEIETVEGCKFNCDPNDPEKFCWECQEKKRKGTLYIGRRQMRVVDLPVGATEDRVVGSLDIEKAVRQGVQAFDPGILAQANRGILYVDEINLLDDFVVDALLDAAAMGVNTVEREGVSVSHPANFIIVGSMNPEEGELRPQLLDRIALQVEVTGIYDVEQRIEIVERRNRFNDEPKQFIREFEAEQEKLRSKIVKAMQMLPRVTTTRDNLRTIAEICIAFNVDGHRADIMIERAARTNAAYEGRERITNDDIIEASEMVLPHRMRKKPFEEEEFSVDQLRAVVDGKV, from the coding sequence ATGAGTTCAAGTATCACTGGAACAATAACAGAAGTTCCTAAAGTCGTAGAAAATGATTCTCCATCAGAATATCTGGAGGACATTGCCAGACAGGCTACTAAAACAGAAAGAGTACTTTATCCGATTGCCGGAATTGTCGGACAGGAGAAAATGCTCCGTGCACTCATTCTTAACACTATTAATCCATCTATTGGCGGCGTTCTTATACGCGGCCAGAAAGGTACTGCAAAATCAACCGCCGTAAGAGGCGTTACTGAAATATTACCTGAGATCGAAACGGTGGAGGGTTGTAAATTCAATTGTGACCCTAACGATCCTGAAAAGTTCTGCTGGGAATGCCAGGAAAAGAAACGCAAAGGTACACTTTACATTGGCAGGCGGCAGATGAGGGTCGTGGACCTTCCAGTTGGTGCAACAGAGGACAGGGTTGTAGGAAGTCTTGATATTGAGAAAGCTGTGCGCCAGGGTGTACAGGCATTTGATCCGGGAATTCTTGCCCAGGCAAACCGTGGAATTCTTTATGTTGATGAAATAAACCTGCTCGATGATTTTGTAGTTGATGCTCTTCTGGATGCTGCTGCAATGGGTGTGAACACCGTTGAGCGTGAAGGTGTAAGTGTAAGCCATCCTGCAAATTTCATTATTGTGGGAAGTATGAACCCCGAAGAGGGTGAGCTTCGTCCGCAGTTGCTTGACAGGATAGCATTGCAGGTTGAAGTTACCGGTATCTATGATGTAGAGCAGCGTATCGAAATTGTGGAACGGCGTAACAGGTTTAACGATGAGCCTAAACAGTTCATCCGTGAGTTTGAGGCAGAACAGGAAAAACTGCGTTCTAAGATTGTAAAAGCCATGCAGATGCTTCCCCGTGTCACCACAACAAGAGATAACCTGCGCACCATTGCGGAAATTTGTATTGCTTTTAATGTGGACGGACACCGTGCGGATATCATGATAGAGCGTGCCGCCAGGACAAATGCTGCTTATGAGGGCAGGGAACGTATCACTAACGATGATATTATCGAAGCTTCTGAAATGGTGCTTCCGCACAGGATGCGTAAGAAGCCATTTGAGGAAGAGGAATTCAGTGTTGATCAGCTAAGAGCGGTTGTTGACGGCAAGGTTTGA
- a CDS encoding RAD55 family ATPase, whose product MSGYSLGIKELDELLGDIREGTNLMMIGPPMSRKDDLLDAIIFNSQSPAGSAIIVSTREPGERVLGWFEDYGLDTSTADIGIVDCVTKTLGMGAADTEKIKRASSPVDLTGIGVKISQFFEEMLIKKKKQQVHLCINSLSTILMYSNIQTVFRFLHVFTGRVKAANGFGLYVVEDEMHDAQTIATLKQLFDGMIEIKAVGDAYAMRVVGMTSKPTPWFEYAIEGTDIVLKKT is encoded by the coding sequence ATGTCCGGCTACTCTTTAGGCATCAAGGAACTGGATGAGCTCCTAGGCGACATCCGGGAAGGAACTAATCTAATGATGATAGGTCCACCTATGAGCCGAAAAGATGACCTGCTGGATGCCATTATTTTTAACAGCCAGAGTCCTGCCGGATCGGCTATAATAGTATCTACACGTGAGCCAGGTGAACGTGTTCTCGGGTGGTTCGAAGATTATGGTCTGGACACATCAACAGCAGATATTGGTATTGTCGACTGCGTTACCAAGACACTTGGAATGGGTGCAGCAGATACTGAAAAGATAAAAAGGGCTTCAAGTCCGGTGGATCTGACCGGCATCGGTGTAAAGATCAGCCAGTTCTTTGAAGAAATGCTCATTAAAAAGAAGAAGCAGCAGGTTCATCTTTGTATCAACTCCCTGTCAACTATCCTTATGTATTCAAACATACAGACAGTTTTCAGGTTCCTGCATGTCTTCACAGGACGTGTAAAAGCTGCTAACGGTTTTGGTTTGTATGTGGTCGAAGATGAGATGCACGATGCACAAACAATAGCTACCCTGAAACAGCTCTTTGATGGGATGATCGAAATAAAGGCTGTTGGAGATGCCTATGCCATGAGGGTAGTGGGAATGACTTCAAAGCCTACTCCATGGTTTGAGTATGCAATAGAAGGAACAGATATCGTTCTCAAAAAAACCTAA
- the crcB gene encoding fluoride efflux transporter CrcB, with protein sequence MGGFFGAISRFLIAGYFAPESGTLVVNVLGSILLGILMYSSEYLGIVSPKTRMFFGIGFCGSLTTFSTFTVQTFQMQLVEAAFNILANIILTLAGIFTGRALVIYIMRRREGTGF encoded by the coding sequence ATGGGAGGATTCTTTGGAGCAATATCAAGATTTCTTATTGCAGGATACTTTGCCCCTGAATCCGGAACTCTTGTGGTAAATGTACTTGGGAGCATACTGCTAGGTATTCTCATGTACAGCTCCGAGTATCTTGGGATTGTATCTCCTAAAACACGTATGTTTTTCGGAATTGGATTTTGCGGATCACTAACTACTTTTTCTACATTCACTGTCCAGACATTCCAGATGCAACTGGTTGAAGCTGCATTCAACATTCTTGCAAATATAATCCTGACACTTGCCGGTATTTTCACTGGCAGGGCATTGGTTATCTATATAATGAGAAGGAGGGAAGGGACTGGTTTCTGA
- a CDS encoding YhbY family RNA-binding protein, which translates to MDKEKLYQLKNEATKIKPIINIGKNGITDSVLEEIKKQVKANRLIKVKMLKTSAEGENIKTSAAKLAEATKTTLVDVRGSTVVLYR; encoded by the coding sequence ATGGATAAAGAGAAATTATATCAATTAAAAAACGAAGCAACAAAAATCAAACCTATTATCAACATAGGAAAGAATGGGATCACTGATTCTGTACTGGAAGAAATTAAAAAGCAGGTTAAAGCTAACCGTCTTATTAAAGTCAAGATGCTAAAGACCAGCGCAGAGGGAGAAAACATCAAAACATCTGCTGCAAAACTTGCAGAAGCAACTAAGACAACCCTTGTCGATGTAAGGGGCAGCACAGTTGTTCTTTACAGGTGA
- the cofD gene encoding 2-phospho-L-lactate transferase, with product MIIFSGGTGTPKLMNGLREVYPEEKITVVVNTAEDIWVSGNLITPDIDTVLYLLSGRLDTSKWWGVKGDTYLTHNAMKDMGYDEVMMLGDIDRATHIMRSDLIRSGLTLTEAIIGLSKSFGVKANVFPMSDDSVSSMINTPEGKMHFQDFWVGKHGEPEVLEVCQEGIEKATISPAVVEALEREDNVLIGPSNPITSIGPIIELPGMRDILKEKKVIAVSPIIGTEPVSGPAGKLMTARDIEVSSYGVASYYSDFLDHLIIDERDPIEDSRFKEIGCSVSRNDTLMKTVDISRNLAETVLRQF from the coding sequence ATGATTATTTTTTCAGGTGGAACCGGCACACCTAAATTAATGAACGGCCTTCGTGAAGTTTACCCGGAAGAAAAGATCACTGTTGTGGTTAACACCGCAGAAGATATATGGGTTTCAGGAAACCTGATCACACCCGATATCGATACTGTACTCTATCTGCTTTCAGGCAGGCTTGACACTTCAAAGTGGTGGGGCGTGAAGGGCGACACATATCTAACACACAATGCAATGAAGGATATGGGTTATGATGAGGTCATGATGCTTGGTGATATCGACCGTGCTACCCATATTATGCGCTCAGACCTTATCAGGAGTGGTCTTACACTTACAGAAGCAATAATCGGTCTTTCAAAGTCATTCGGTGTAAAAGCTAATGTGTTTCCTATGTCCGATGATTCCGTTTCCAGTATGATAAACACACCAGAAGGAAAGATGCATTTCCAGGATTTCTGGGTTGGAAAACATGGTGAACCTGAGGTTCTGGAAGTATGTCAGGAAGGAATTGAAAAAGCAACTATCTCCCCGGCTGTTGTGGAGGCACTTGAAAGGGAAGACAATGTTCTGATAGGTCCGAGCAACCCTATAACAAGCATTGGTCCAATAATAGAGCTTCCCGGGATGAGGGATATTCTGAAAGAGAAAAAGGTGATTGCAGTCAGCCCTATAATAGGTACTGAACCTGTAAGCGGACCGGCAGGTAAACTCATGACTGCAAGAGATATTGAGGTTTCCTCATACGGCGTTGCATCATACTATTCTGATTTCCTTGACCATCTGATTATCGATGAGCGTGACCCGATAGAAGATAGTCGGTTTAAAGAAATCGGGTGCAGTGTGTCAAGAAATGATACTTTGATGAAGACGGTGGATATAAGCAGGAATCTTGCTGAAACCGTATTAAGACAGTTCTAA
- the sppA gene encoding signal peptide peptidase SppA — protein MEKSSKILIYGAMGIVILILALTGIIVAVMNIPIEGSSGEIAVIDLDGTIYSGGTEEDLFSDYQPGVEDYIEWIEDAQEDDGTKAILIRINSPGGEAIASEKLARAIKEASEKKVVVAYVESMAASAAYQAASSTDYIVAEKQSLVGNIGVRMEIIHYYGLMDDLGINVTTIKSGEYKDIGSPTRPMTEEEKEMLGSIVNESYDDFVSWVAENRNMSLEEAYKVADGRIYSGSQAKKAGLVDMVGTEEDAIDITAEMAGITGEPDLYEYEGKSSGFLGMKLNDALYSFGYGFGKGLAATSVEEASSSYGMYF, from the coding sequence TTGGAAAAATCAAGTAAAATATTAATTTATGGTGCTATGGGAATAGTCATTTTAATCCTTGCACTCACAGGGATTATTGTAGCTGTCATGAATATTCCAATAGAAGGATCATCGGGAGAGATCGCTGTTATAGACCTTGACGGAACTATCTATTCAGGAGGAACAGAAGAAGACCTTTTCAGTGACTATCAACCCGGAGTTGAGGACTACATAGAATGGATAGAGGATGCGCAGGAAGATGATGGAACAAAAGCCATTCTCATCAGGATTAATTCACCTGGTGGTGAGGCCATTGCCAGTGAAAAGCTTGCAAGAGCAATAAAGGAAGCATCTGAAAAGAAAGTTGTTGTGGCATATGTTGAATCAATGGCTGCTTCTGCGGCTTATCAGGCAGCTTCGTCCACGGATTATATTGTGGCTGAAAAGCAGTCACTTGTTGGTAATATAGGAGTCAGGATGGAAATTATCCATTACTATGGCCTGATGGATGATCTCGGAATTAACGTCACAACCATCAAGAGCGGAGAGTACAAGGATATCGGTTCTCCAACCAGACCAATGACAGAAGAGGAAAAGGAAATGCTTGGTTCCATTGTTAACGAAAGCTATGATGACTTTGTTTCCTGGGTTGCTGAGAACAGAAATATGAGTCTGGAAGAAGCCTACAAGGTTGCAGACGGCAGGATATACAGCGGTTCCCAGGCAAAGAAAGCAGGACTTGTTGATATGGTCGGAACCGAGGAAGATGCAATTGACATTACTGCTGAGATGGCAGGAATTACCGGCGAACCTGACCTGTATGAATATGAAGGAAAATCATCCGGCTTCCTTGGAATGAAACTTAATGACGCACTGTACTCTTTTGGATACGGCTTTGGAAAAGGCCTGGCAGCAACATCAGTTGAAGAAGCATCTTCTTCCTATGGAATGTACTTCTGA
- the crcB gene encoding fluoride efflux transporter CrcB: protein MVSEILLVGIGGFIGANLRYLVSGAIPRINEIPAGTLAVNTIGSFVLAALTFTSVEGTLRYMISVGMLGSFTTFSTFAYESFRLLDEGESKHFLMNIGLNLSSCLFAVYLAYIIV, encoded by the coding sequence CTGGTTTCTGAAATCCTTCTTGTAGGAATCGGAGGTTTTATCGGTGCTAACCTCAGATACCTTGTTTCCGGAGCGATTCCCAGAATAAATGAGATTCCTGCCGGAACACTTGCTGTAAATACCATTGGCAGCTTTGTACTTGCAGCGCTGACATTCACTTCTGTGGAAGGAACTCTACGTTACATGATAAGTGTAGGAATGCTTGGTTCTTTCACAACATTCTCTACATTCGCCTACGAGAGCTTCAGGCTTCTTGATGAAGGAGAAAGCAAACATTTCCTTATGAATATCGGACTTAACCTTTCCTCGTGCCTTTTTGCGGTATATTTAGCTTACATTATTGTCTGA
- a CDS encoding molybdopterin molybdotransferase MoeA has protein sequence MIFRERTDVGEAKRMFLAGINSIDRTEVLPSRSAIGRVLSASILAPRNVPHYRRSAMDGFAVRSVDLIGASPTNPVMLQISDEIMEGTCTPVNTGDYVPDDADAVLMMEDTISIGDMIEIRAQVHPGKNVGEIGEDVRKNEIIFNKSHILRPCDIAVLASLGISEVKVYSKPVVAIIPTGNDLLPLPGSEEPAPGKTLDINSLMIGEYVEKWGGSARYCDIVPEDANLIEEAIKANLDTDMIVVSGGTSVGDRDFVPAVVEKLGRKLVHGVGLSPGKPTALGIVENVPVLCMPGYPAAGLVALFAFGKPALRKSGNIPDIPDTTVKATLSGKILSREGYVSYARVILEGNIAHPLMTAGAGILSSIAKSDGFVIIPENVEGCEERSEVDVVLIE, from the coding sequence ATGATATTCAGAGAACGCACAGATGTTGGCGAAGCAAAGAGAATGTTCCTTGCCGGGATCAATAGTATTGACAGAACGGAAGTACTCCCTTCAAGATCTGCGATTGGAAGAGTGCTTTCTGCAAGCATACTTGCACCACGTAACGTTCCGCATTACAGACGTTCTGCAATGGATGGATTTGCAGTAAGATCTGTTGATCTTATAGGTGCATCTCCAACAAACCCTGTTATGCTCCAGATATCCGATGAAATAATGGAAGGAACATGTACCCCGGTCAATACGGGAGATTACGTACCTGATGATGCAGATGCAGTTTTGATGATGGAAGATACTATTTCCATCGGAGACATGATTGAGATAAGGGCACAGGTGCATCCCGGAAAGAACGTTGGTGAGATCGGCGAGGATGTAAGGAAAAATGAAATAATATTCAACAAAAGCCATATTCTAAGACCTTGTGACATTGCAGTGCTGGCATCGCTTGGAATCAGTGAGGTCAAAGTCTATTCAAAACCTGTTGTTGCAATTATCCCTACAGGCAATGACCTTCTACCTCTTCCGGGAAGCGAAGAACCTGCACCGGGAAAAACACTTGACATTAACAGCCTCATGATAGGAGAGTATGTAGAGAAATGGGGCGGGAGTGCAAGATATTGCGACATCGTTCCTGAAGATGCTAATCTAATCGAGGAAGCCATCAAGGCAAACCTCGACACTGACATGATTGTTGTTTCTGGCGGAACCTCGGTAGGAGACAGGGATTTTGTTCCGGCTGTAGTGGAAAAACTTGGCAGAAAACTTGTTCATGGAGTAGGACTCAGCCCAGGAAAGCCAACTGCACTTGGAATTGTTGAAAATGTGCCGGTACTCTGTATGCCCGGATATCCGGCAGCGGGGCTTGTGGCGCTCTTTGCATTTGGCAAACCTGCACTTAGAAAATCCGGGAATATACCTGATATACCTGACACAACCGTAAAAGCCACATTAAGCGGGAAAATACTATCCAGAGAAGGATATGTCAGCTATGCAAGAGTAATACTCGAAGGCAACATTGCTCATCCGCTAATGACAGCTGGTGCAGGAATACTGAGTTCCATTGCAAAATCAGATGGTTTTGTTATAATCCCGGAAAATGTGGAAGGTTGCGAAGAAAGAAGCGAAGTGGACGTAGTGTTAATTGAATAA
- a CDS encoding MogA/MoaB family molybdenum cofactor biosynthesis protein has product MSSQSTKEHKEGTLKVYSFYLVTISSSRFSEFGAVSSPEEANDGSGKLMQELVTSSGHKVTKYELVPDDPSLIKGSIHRALESDADVVITSGGTGLASKDVTIESVAPLFDKDIPGFGELFRFKSIEQIGSSVILSRAAAGLLKGKVIFCVPGSPNAVELALKDIILPETGHLVKHARQ; this is encoded by the coding sequence ATGAGCAGTCAGTCTACAAAAGAACATAAAGAAGGCACGTTGAAAGTGTATTCTTTTTATCTGGTCACCATTTCCAGTTCCAGATTCAGTGAATTTGGAGCAGTTTCCTCGCCAGAGGAAGCCAATGATGGTTCCGGGAAACTGATGCAGGAACTTGTGACTTCCAGCGGGCACAAAGTTACAAAATATGAATTGGTTCCGGATGATCCTTCATTGATCAAAGGTTCCATACACCGCGCACTTGAATCTGATGCAGATGTTGTAATCACAAGTGGTGGAACCGGACTTGCGTCAAAGGATGTAACTATAGAGTCCGTAGCACCCCTGTTTGACAAGGATATTCCTGGATTTGGTGAACTATTCCGCTTCAAGAGTATAGAACAGATAGGCAGTTCAGTTATTCTCTCACGTGCAGCAGCAGGCCTTTTAAAAGGAAAAGTTATATTCTGCGTTCCTGGTTCTCCAAATGCCGTGGAACTTGCCTTGAAAGACATTATACTACCTGAAACCGGCCATCTTGTGAAACATGCTCGCCAGTAA
- a CDS encoding HD domain-containing protein gives MKVIRDPIHGYIELDPLTLSIIDSPQMQRLRRLSQLGLSNLVYPGANHSRFEHCLGVMHLATMLTGKIDTVTEDEKEELRVAALLHDVGHGPYSHVTENLTKLYTRQHHEDVREILKKGELGEILSDNGLNPATIEDHIQGKTDMGKILNSEIDVDRMDYLVRDSHYTGVAFGLVDHVRLINEMKFYENNLVVNSGGVKAAESLLVSRFLMHPSVYYHHVSRIAETMFTRAVDDLIQKKSLNPFDLRKMDDSGLLEMIRNDEGYAGELAQRLDNRKLYKRALYVGFDEVGEGVLKHRKNIKRVEAEIAEEVGIEPESVLIDIPRNPEIAEMKALVKVKNRMLRLDEASHVVATLEQAHRDNWKMGVYTPTEYREAVGKAAKNFFEVKRTTKQFRLTEIEE, from the coding sequence ATGAAAGTCATCCGTGACCCTATACATGGATACATTGAGCTTGACCCGCTCACGTTATCGATAATCGATTCACCGCAAATGCAGCGACTTAGAAGACTTAGTCAGCTTGGGCTGTCAAACCTTGTTTATCCAGGAGCTAATCATTCACGTTTTGAGCACTGCCTGGGAGTTATGCATCTTGCCACTATGTTGACCGGAAAGATAGATACAGTCACGGAAGATGAAAAAGAGGAACTCAGGGTTGCTGCTCTTCTCCATGATGTAGGACATGGACCTTACTCACATGTAACTGAAAATCTTACAAAACTTTACACAAGACAGCACCATGAGGATGTTCGTGAGATACTGAAAAAAGGAGAACTTGGAGAAATTCTAAGTGATAATGGACTGAATCCTGCAACTATTGAAGATCACATCCAGGGAAAAACGGACATGGGAAAAATACTCAACAGTGAGATTGATGTTGACAGAATGGACTACCTTGTAAGAGATTCTCATTATACTGGCGTTGCTTTTGGTCTTGTAGACCATGTAAGACTTATCAATGAGATGAAATTTTACGAGAACAATCTTGTAGTGAATTCAGGTGGTGTCAAGGCGGCAGAATCGCTTCTTGTATCCAGATTCCTGATGCATCCATCGGTTTACTATCACCATGTTTCAAGAATTGCTGAAACTATGTTTACAAGAGCGGTTGATGACCTTATCCAGAAAAAATCACTCAATCCTTTTGATCTCAGGAAGATGGATGATTCTGGACTGCTTGAAATGATACGCAACGATGAAGGTTATGCAGGAGAGCTTGCGCAGAGACTTGACAACAGGAAACTCTACAAAAGGGCGCTTTATGTTGGATTTGATGAAGTTGGCGAGGGAGTCCTAAAGCACCGGAAAAACATCAAAAGAGTGGAAGCTGAGATTGCAGAAGAAGTTGGAATTGAGCCTGAATCTGTGCTTATTGATATTCCCAGAAATCCGGAAATCGCTGAAATGAAAGCTCTTGTGAAAGTCAAGAACAGAATGCTCCGGCTTGATGAGGCATCCCATGTTGTTGCCACTCTGGAGCAGGCACACCGTGATAACTGGAAAATGGGAGTTTATACCCCAACCGAATACAGGGAAGCTGTTGGAAAAGCAGCGAAGAACTTCTTTGAAGTTAAAAGAACAACAAAACAGTTCCGTTTGACAGAAATCGAGGAATAA